The DNA segment CCCATTCTGTAGCCGAATCTGGCTTTGTCAAGCATATAAGGGCTTATAGACATGTTCTCCATGCCGCCTGTCAAGACAAGGTCTGCTTCATCGGAGACAATGTCCTGAGCGCCGATCATTGTAGATTTCATCCCGGAACCGCACAGCATGTTGACAAGATATCCCGGACTCTCAATTGGCACGCCTGCTCCGATTGAGACTTGCCTTCCTGGCCCCATGCCCTGATTAGCAGTTAGAATACAGCCCATTATTGTCTCTTCAATGTTCTTAGCATCGACTTTCGAGTGCTCTATTGCCGCTCTCGAAGCAGTCACTCCAAGATCCACCGCCGGAACATCCTTAAGAGTTCCTCCAAAAGTACCGATTGCAGTCCTTTTTGCTCCAACTATGAAGACCTTCTTCATCAAGAAACCTCCTATATCAATCCGATTTCGCTTGCTTGCTTTCTTAGCTCAGATCTGAAATCCGGGTGAGAAACGCTGAGCAATGCTTCCACTCTTTGGAAGACATTGAGACCCTTCAATCTCGCCAATCCAAACTCCGTCACCACATAATCGATATCCTGCCTGGGAACAGTCACCGGTGAGCCAAGCGGAAGAAGAGGGACGATTGTTGATACGGTGCCCTTCTTTGCCGTCGATCTAAGGGCAATTATTCCCTTGCCATTCTTCGCCATTGAGGCCCCCCTATGTGTGTCAAGCTGCCCTCCGGTGCCGCTGTAATGTCTCGTTCCAATTGCTTCAGAACAAACCTGCCCGGTTAGATCGACAGATATCGCGGTGTTTATCGAGACCATGTTGTCGTTTTGTGCTACAACGTAGGGATCATTCACATAGTTTCCCCTCAGGAGGAGCACCCCGGGATTATCTTCTATGAATGAGTACATTTCCTTCGTCCCCAGTGCAAAAGTTGCAATAAACTTTCCAGGCCAGAGACTCTTCTTCCGATTTGTTATTGCTCCTTTTTCGAACAGGT comes from the Mesotoga infera genome and includes:
- a CDS encoding acetyl-CoA C-acyltransferase; the encoded protein is MKKVFIVGAKRTAIGTFGGTLKDVPAVDLGVTASRAAIEHSKVDAKNIEETIMGCILTANQGMGPGRQVSIGAGVPIESPGYLVNMLCGSGMKSTMIGAQDIVSDEADLVLTGGMENMSISPYMLDKARFGYRMG